From Erwinia sp. HDF1-3R, one genomic window encodes:
- a CDS encoding DUF3289 family protein, translating to MSNALFPLTIFTTQRRFNDFSTDDMRYGDIPEDRLRREFGLNNISNVVDPYTLTRLTTFDNPQSRFAGAYGSIHRGDKLSVQQGTQLLFEEMQVTSLPFSFVGPHRYLINQMLRNFRFSRGLDFHNPQLDRAYRNKLHSDYAAKKTTSIMQETIGLFIDYTSKGFPHERLESLTSAIKLSILPKSDSLILDKINGMGITFHDFYATRIEILGLDVNDHGWKASVRFTGQDHFGLDVGDIRKRKFNQFQFFRIWFVLQRLDKFGFRPFLTNMEAVIDIEGKR from the coding sequence CAATGCATTATTTCCTTTAACGATCTTCACGACCCAGCGCCGTTTCAATGATTTTTCTACGGACGATATGCGTTATGGCGACATTCCGGAAGACAGGCTGAGAAGAGAGTTCGGACTTAACAACATATCGAATGTGGTTGATCCCTATACCCTAACCCGACTGACAACATTTGATAATCCGCAATCAAGATTCGCAGGAGCTTATGGTAGCATTCACCGTGGCGATAAACTGAGTGTCCAGCAAGGTACGCAGCTATTGTTCGAGGAAATGCAGGTTACATCGCTACCTTTTTCTTTCGTTGGCCCGCATAGATATTTAATCAATCAGATGCTAAGGAATTTTCGGTTTTCACGGGGATTAGATTTTCACAATCCTCAATTAGATAGAGCTTATCGGAATAAACTGCATTCTGATTATGCTGCTAAGAAAACAACGTCTATCATGCAAGAAACGATTGGATTATTCATTGATTATACCAGCAAAGGATTTCCTCATGAACGACTGGAAAGTTTAACTTCTGCCATCAAACTCTCTATACTTCCAAAATCTGACTCTTTAATACTTGATAAAATTAATGGAATGGGAATTACTTTCCACGATTTTTATGCAACTAGAATAGAAATTCTTGGTCTTGATGTTAATGATCATGGCTGGAAAGCAAGTGTCAGATTTACAGGCCAGGATCATTTCGGCCTGGATGTCGGTGATATACGCAAGCGTAAATTCAATCAGTTTCAATTCTTCAGAATATGGTTTGTTCTTCAACGGTTGGATAAATTTGGTTTTCGTCCATTTCTGACAAATATGGAAGCTGTGATTGACATAGAAGGAAAACGATAA
- a CDS encoding DUF943 family protein, with product MRKLVIFSLAVVLCIIGYLFPGKPNISVIGAHYDGSTAQIIVDKLPLTDSNKINWWQRNQNEILKKYDIPTGDKTPFLIVVYAFGDGYQVEGKEDRLCFTDIKPPKNCIDKKIIMMIWRTRDGGVKYQF from the coding sequence ATGCGTAAACTAGTAATTTTCTCACTGGCAGTGGTTTTATGTATTATTGGTTATCTGTTTCCAGGAAAACCTAATATTTCTGTTATTGGTGCACATTATGATGGTAGTACAGCACAAATTATTGTTGATAAATTACCTTTAACCGACTCAAACAAGATTAATTGGTGGCAAAGAAACCAAAATGAAATCCTTAAAAAATACGACATTCCAACTGGTGATAAAACACCCTTTCTTATTGTTGTCTATGCCTTTGGTGATGGCTATCAAGTAGAAGGTAAAGAAGACAGACTTTGCTTCACAGATATAAAACCACCAAAAAACTGTATTGATAAAAAAATTATTATGATGATCTGGCGCACGCGCGATGGTGGCGTTAAATATCAATTCTAA
- a CDS encoding glutathione S-transferase, producing MYTLYGSDHSGSAAIEMALIRCGVEYCVVKASSWEKNTAEEALSRLNPLVQIPTLILPDGSVLTESAAIMIFLGLEYPDAGILSTNASVRSQQLRGLIYIVTNCYASIGMIDYPERWLGSNQKASLKALAEGATHKLYQQWETFSDIFHASAAWCPQAPGGLEMLACVVTRWSAARDYLRTARADFYASLLEIDHYPLINHVVQNHWPSTCSGQQ from the coding sequence ATGTATACGCTTTATGGCTCGGACCATTCCGGATCGGCCGCAATAGAAATGGCGCTTATCCGCTGTGGCGTGGAATATTGCGTGGTCAAAGCCAGCTCCTGGGAAAAAAACACCGCCGAAGAAGCGTTAAGCCGTCTCAATCCGTTGGTCCAGATACCCACATTAATCCTTCCCGATGGTTCTGTCCTGACCGAAAGCGCAGCAATTATGATCTTCCTCGGGCTTGAATACCCGGACGCGGGAATTTTATCGACGAATGCCTCAGTACGCTCGCAACAACTGCGCGGTCTGATTTATATAGTGACTAACTGTTATGCGTCCATCGGAATGATTGATTATCCAGAGCGATGGCTGGGCTCCAACCAGAAAGCGTCCCTTAAGGCACTGGCTGAAGGCGCAACCCACAAGCTTTATCAGCAGTGGGAGACGTTCAGCGACATTTTCCATGCATCAGCGGCCTGGTGCCCGCAAGCACCGGGTGGTCTCGAAATGCTGGCCTGTGTTGTTACCCGATGGAGTGCGGCGCGTGATTATTTGCGTACCGCCAGAGCAGATTTTTACGCATCGCTGTTAGAGATAGACCATTACCCCCTCATCAATCATGTTGTGCAGAATCACTGGCCGTCAACCTGCTCCGGGCAGCAATAA
- a CDS encoding cold shock domain-containing protein, producing MNGTITTWFKEKGFGFIKDENGDNRYFHVIKVANPELIDKNASVTFEPGTNSKGLSAYAVKVLPESNYIYIAGERLKLTAIKSWLVYSEEVPVDARIDKENAVLSVGLLMNSIRPKSSTEPGEMRSLKKLAITTFQGTTLIFSEDEIDVDATVKMLKV from the coding sequence ATGAACGGAACGATCACAACCTGGTTTAAAGAAAAAGGTTTTGGATTTATCAAAGATGAGAACGGTGATAACCGTTATTTTCATGTGATCAAGGTCGCCAACCCCGAGCTGATTGACAAAAATGCGTCGGTGACTTTCGAACCTGGCACCAATAGCAAAGGTTTGTCAGCCTACGCAGTCAAGGTGCTACCGGAAAGCAACTATATTTATATCGCAGGCGAGCGTCTCAAGCTCACGGCGATCAAGTCCTGGCTGGTTTACAGTGAAGAAGTCCCTGTCGATGCCCGCATTGACAAAGAAAATGCAGTGCTCTCTGTGGGCCTGTTGATGAACAGCATCAGGCCGAAATCCTCCACTGAGCCGGGTGAAATGCGCTCGCTGAAAAAACTGGCGATCACCACCTTCCAGGGTACGACATTAATCTTCTCAGAAGATGAGATTGACGTGGATGCCACGGTGAAGATGCTTAAAGTCTGA
- a CDS encoding DJ-1/PfpI family protein, with amino-acid sequence MSDSACISIGLLLFPALTQLDLTGPYEVFVRAPDTNVHLIWKTRDPVVSDRGMAILPTTTFSTCPKLDVICIPGGPGQIDLMADENVLSFIRAQSHQARLVTSVCTGSLILAAAGLLKGYRATTHWASLDQLSLLGAEPVNERVVRDRNRITGAGVTSGIDFALTVVAELYGIEIAQNIQLHMEYDPAPPFSCGSPRTASPAQLQKAKEQTAAFIEKRRQATVKAASTLLKMSR; translated from the coding sequence ATGAGTGATTCCGCTTGCATATCAATCGGGCTGCTACTGTTTCCGGCACTGACACAGCTTGATCTCACCGGTCCGTATGAAGTTTTTGTCAGAGCCCCTGACACCAACGTCCATCTCATTTGGAAAACGCGGGATCCTGTCGTATCGGACCGGGGAATGGCAATTCTGCCGACTACCACTTTCAGCACATGCCCGAAACTTGATGTCATCTGCATTCCCGGAGGACCCGGACAGATAGACCTGATGGCGGATGAGAATGTGCTTTCGTTTATACGCGCCCAGAGTCACCAGGCCCGACTCGTGACTTCCGTATGCACGGGCTCGTTGATACTTGCCGCCGCCGGGCTTCTGAAAGGATATCGGGCAACGACGCATTGGGCTTCGCTGGATCAACTCTCTCTGTTGGGGGCAGAACCCGTAAACGAGCGTGTCGTCCGGGATCGCAATCGTATTACTGGCGCGGGCGTAACATCCGGCATTGATTTTGCGCTTACCGTTGTGGCCGAGCTGTATGGCATTGAGATTGCTCAGAATATTCAATTACACATGGAGTACGACCCCGCGCCACCTTTTTCCTGTGGCTCCCCCCGGACGGCATCTCCGGCCCAGCTGCAAAAAGCAAAAGAACAGACGGCGGCATTTATTGAAAAAAGGCGACAGGCGACGGTAAAAGCAGCGTCAACCCTCTTAAAAATGTCGCGATAG
- a CDS encoding DUF1852 domain-containing protein: protein MTNNDFTFAVKSINFDENYNPSESTRITTNFANLARGEKRQENLRNALAMIDNRFNTLAHWDNPKGDRYSVELEIVSVEMDVEGKGNTFPVIEILKTNIVDKKTNERIEGIVGNNFSSYVRDYDFSVVLLEHNRNKSTFSTPENFGDLHGKLFKCFVNSATYKENFTKAPVICLSVSSKNVYHRTDYQHPVLGIEYQQNEPSMTDHYFNKMGLQARYFMPANSVAPLAFYFAGDLTGDYTDLELISTISTMETFQKIYRPEIYNAHAVAGKAYQPNLDQQDYALTKIVYDREERSRLAIEQGKFTEEHFIKPYRTILEQWSANYVL from the coding sequence ATGACGAATAACGATTTCACCTTTGCTGTAAAAAGCATTAATTTTGATGAAAACTATAACCCATCAGAAAGTACGCGCATCACGACCAACTTTGCTAATTTAGCCAGAGGCGAAAAACGTCAGGAGAACCTGCGCAATGCTCTGGCGATGATTGACAATCGCTTCAACACGCTGGCGCATTGGGATAACCCGAAAGGGGATCGTTATTCGGTTGAGCTTGAAATCGTTTCCGTTGAGATGGATGTTGAGGGCAAGGGTAATACCTTCCCGGTGATTGAAATACTGAAGACGAATATCGTCGATAAAAAGACCAATGAACGCATTGAAGGTATTGTCGGCAATAATTTTTCTTCTTACGTGCGGGATTATGACTTTAGCGTCGTACTGTTAGAGCACAACAGGAATAAATCCACCTTCAGCACGCCGGAGAACTTTGGCGATTTGCACGGAAAACTATTTAAATGCTTTGTTAACTCAGCAACTTACAAAGAAAACTTTACTAAAGCGCCGGTGATATGCCTGAGCGTTTCCAGCAAAAATGTCTATCACCGTACGGATTATCAGCATCCTGTCCTGGGCATTGAATACCAGCAAAATGAACCCTCCATGACCGATCACTACTTCAATAAAATGGGGTTACAGGCACGCTATTTTATGCCAGCAAACAGCGTTGCCCCTTTAGCTTTCTATTTTGCGGGTGATTTGACGGGTGATTATACCGATCTTGAGCTTATCAGCACCATCAGTACGATGGAGACGTTCCAAAAGATTTACCGACCTGAGATTTACAATGCGCATGCTGTTGCAGGAAAAGCGTATCAGCCGAATTTGGATCAGCAGGATTATGCATTAACCAAAATTGTTTATGATCGAGAAGAGCGTAGCCGGTTAGCTATTGAGCAGGGTAAGTTTACTGAAGAGCACTTCATTAAACCTTATCGAACTATTCTTGAGCAGTGGTCTGCTAATTACGTTCTTTGA
- a CDS encoding methionine synthase, whose translation MKILLPTSTAGSLPKPSWLAQPETLWSPWKLQGQELIDGKQDALRLCLEDQQQAGIDIVSDGEQTRQHFVTTFIEHLSGVDFEKREIVKIRNRYDASVPTVVGPVSRQKPVFVEDARFLRQQTDKPIKWALPGPMTMIDTLYDSHYKSREKLAWEFAKILNQEAKELEAAGVDIIQFDEPAFNVFFDEVNDWGIAALERAIEGLKCETAVHICYGYGIKANTDWKKTLGSEWRQYEEIFPKLQASDIDIISLECQNSHVPMELIELIRGKKVMVGAIDVATNTIETPEEVANTLRKALQFVDADKLYPSTNCGMIPLSRQVARGKLNALSAGAEIVRRELLAK comes from the coding sequence ATGAAAATATTGTTACCTACGTCGACCGCGGGCAGTTTACCTAAACCCTCCTGGCTTGCGCAGCCTGAGACACTGTGGTCACCCTGGAAATTGCAGGGTCAGGAACTGATTGATGGCAAACAGGATGCTCTGCGTTTGTGTCTGGAAGATCAGCAGCAGGCCGGTATCGATATTGTCAGTGATGGCGAGCAAACGCGCCAACATTTTGTCACCACCTTTATTGAGCACCTCAGCGGCGTGGATTTCGAGAAGCGTGAGATCGTGAAAATCCGTAATCGCTATGATGCGAGTGTCCCAACGGTTGTGGGGCCGGTGAGTCGCCAAAAGCCCGTTTTCGTGGAAGATGCCCGTTTTTTACGTCAGCAAACCGATAAACCCATTAAGTGGGCCCTGCCCGGTCCTATGACGATGATTGATACGCTGTATGACAGCCACTATAAAAGTCGCGAAAAACTCGCCTGGGAATTCGCTAAAATTCTCAATCAGGAAGCCAAAGAACTTGAGGCGGCCGGCGTTGATATTATCCAGTTTGATGAACCTGCCTTTAACGTATTTTTCGATGAGGTGAATGACTGGGGGATTGCCGCTTTAGAGAGAGCCATCGAAGGGCTTAAGTGTGAAACCGCCGTACATATTTGCTATGGCTACGGCATCAAAGCCAATACGGACTGGAAAAAGACGCTGGGTTCAGAGTGGCGGCAATATGAAGAGATTTTCCCGAAGCTGCAGGCCTCTGATATCGATATCATCTCCCTGGAATGTCAAAACTCGCATGTTCCAATGGAGCTGATTGAACTGATCCGGGGTAAAAAAGTGATGGTTGGGGCCATTGACGTGGCAACCAATACCATTGAAACCCCCGAGGAGGTCGCCAATACCCTGCGCAAGGCGCTTCAGTTTGTCGATGCCGATAAGCTCTATCCGTCAACTAACTGTGGCATGATCCCGCTCTCCCGTCAGGTTGCGAGAGGCAAGCTCAATGCGTTAAGCGCAGGGGCAGAAATCGTTCGCAGAGAACTGCTGGCTAAATAA
- a CDS encoding cupin domain-containing protein: MSGDNAPQNNADQIKSEVLLACNGAWNGHPYDPYPAGKPQLSMIKLSLPAHTSLPWHIHPMPNIAYLVSGSLTVEDKESGECHTFYAGQVINETVNSAHRGYTTDEPAELLITYAGVEGQELSESLPGEPDEF; encoded by the coding sequence ATGAGCGGCGATAACGCACCGCAGAATAATGCCGATCAGATTAAAAGCGAGGTGCTGCTGGCGTGTAACGGCGCATGGAATGGGCATCCTTATGACCCCTATCCGGCTGGCAAGCCTCAGCTCTCAATGATAAAGCTCTCGCTTCCGGCTCACACTTCATTACCCTGGCATATTCATCCCATGCCTAATATTGCCTATCTGGTCTCCGGCTCGCTGACCGTTGAGGATAAAGAGAGCGGTGAATGCCATACCTTCTACGCCGGGCAGGTAATCAACGAAACGGTTAACAGCGCTCATCGTGGCTACACCACCGATGAACCGGCCGAGCTGTTAATTACCTATGCGGGCGTTGAGGGGCAGGAATTATCAGAATCGCTGCCGGGTGAACCCGACGAATTCTGA
- a CDS encoding methionine ABC transporter permease produces MLPIDRLWQGLLDTLMMVGCSSLAALLLGLPLAVVLVITGGENLFASPLLNRVLGWLVNLFRSIPFLILMVALIPFTRLIVGTTYGVWAAVVPLTLAATPFFARIAEVSLREVDKGLVEAAQAMGFHRRHIIWHVLLPEARPGIVSGFTITLVTMINASAMAGAIGAGGLGDLAYRYGYQRFDTQVMLTVIVVLVALVTLLQLFGDRLSRRLNHR; encoded by the coding sequence ATGTTACCGATTGATCGACTCTGGCAGGGGCTGCTGGACACGCTCATGATGGTGGGCTGCTCTTCGCTGGCCGCGCTGCTGCTGGGGCTGCCGCTGGCGGTGGTCCTGGTGATCACCGGTGGTGAGAATCTGTTTGCCAGCCCGCTGCTTAACCGCGTACTGGGCTGGCTGGTTAACCTGTTCCGGTCAATCCCCTTTTTGATCCTGATGGTGGCGCTGATCCCTTTTACCCGGCTGATCGTTGGCACCACCTATGGCGTCTGGGCCGCCGTGGTGCCGCTGACGCTGGCGGCCACGCCGTTCTTCGCCCGCATTGCCGAAGTGAGCCTGCGCGAGGTGGATAAGGGGCTGGTGGAGGCCGCCCAGGCAATGGGATTTCATCGGCGGCATATTATCTGGCACGTCCTGTTGCCCGAGGCGCGTCCCGGCATTGTCAGTGGCTTCACCATTACCCTGGTCACCATGATCAACGCCTCGGCGATGGCCGGTGCCATCGGGGCGGGTGGGCTGGGGGATCTGGCCTACCGCTACGGCTATCAGCGCTTCGATACCCAGGTAATGCTTACAGTGATAGTGGTGCTGGTCGCGCTGGTAACGCTGCTTCAGCTATTTGGCGACAGGCTGTCCCGCCGCCTGAATCATCGCTAG
- a CDS encoding ATP-binding cassette domain-containing protein: MVTLAWPEQETSPAAGTLPEAAALHIVISGLTKRYPGQQSDALHNVGLQIERGAIFGIIGRSGAGKSSLIRCLNRLEEPTSGSVWVDNVDLSTLSPHKLVSWRRTTGMIFQHFNLLSAKTVRENIELPMRVAGIPAPQRQRKVDELLALVGLLEHQHAWPAQLSGGQKQRVGIARALVHDPQLLLCDEATSALDPETTRAILDLLRDINRQKGITIVLITHEMNVIHDLCHQVAVLERGRVIESGPVWQVYGDPQQATSRVLLRPDPDGLPARLTDRLRAHPLSAQSRPLLALSYTGRTEVPPLTTLIRQLGEEVQLLQSTLEWVQGRQIGQLLLLAAASRLPFRVEKMPAGLADRVEVRGYVTD; encoded by the coding sequence ATGGTGACGCTCGCCTGGCCTGAACAGGAAACATCACCCGCCGCCGGAACGCTACCCGAGGCCGCCGCGCTGCACATCGTTATTTCCGGGCTGACCAAACGCTATCCGGGGCAGCAGAGCGACGCGCTGCACAACGTCGGGTTGCAGATCGAGCGGGGGGCCATTTTTGGCATTATTGGCCGCAGCGGTGCCGGTAAATCGTCCCTGATCCGCTGCCTGAACCGTCTGGAAGAGCCCACCAGCGGCAGCGTGTGGGTCGATAACGTTGACCTGAGCACCCTTTCTCCCCACAAGCTGGTGAGCTGGCGGCGGACCACCGGGATGATCTTTCAGCACTTCAACCTGCTGTCGGCAAAAACGGTGCGCGAGAATATCGAGCTGCCCATGCGGGTGGCCGGCATTCCCGCTCCGCAGCGGCAGCGTAAAGTCGATGAGCTGCTGGCGCTGGTGGGGCTGCTGGAGCATCAGCACGCCTGGCCTGCCCAGCTCTCCGGCGGCCAAAAGCAGCGGGTAGGCATTGCCCGTGCGCTAGTGCACGATCCGCAACTGCTGCTGTGCGATGAGGCCACCTCGGCGCTGGATCCGGAAACCACGCGCGCCATCCTCGACCTGCTACGCGATATCAACCGGCAGAAGGGCATTACCATTGTGCTGATCACGCATGAGATGAATGTGATCCATGATCTGTGCCATCAGGTGGCCGTGCTGGAGCGGGGAAGGGTGATTGAATCCGGCCCGGTCTGGCAGGTGTATGGCGACCCACAGCAGGCCACCAGCCGCGTGCTGCTCAGGCCCGATCCTGACGGGCTGCCAGCGCGTCTGACGGACCGGCTGCGCGCCCATCCGCTCTCTGCTCAGTCACGGCCGCTGCTGGCACTCAGCTATACCGGCAGAACGGAGGTGCCGCCGCTGACGACCTTAATCCGCCAGCTGGGCGAAGAGGTGCAGCTGCTACAGAGTACGCTGGAATGGGTTCAGGGGCGGCAAATTGGTCAACTGCTGCTGCTGGCGGCGGCCAGTCGGCTGCCCTTTCGCGTGGAGAAGATGCCAGCAGGTCTGGCTGACCGGGTGGAGGTGAGAGGCTATGTTACCGATTGA
- a CDS encoding MetQ/NlpA family ABC transporter substrate-binding protein, protein MHLTHPFKHLLLAGALALSAAATAADYTGPLKVGTTSAFAPPLETAVAEAKKQGLAVELIEFNDWTAPNVSLENGDIDVNLFQHQPFLDNANQQGGFHLVKYAPAIINNVGLYSKKHTRLDQIPQGGTVAIANDPINGARGLLLLQKAGLIKLKSGTGLKSTVDDIVDNPKKLKIIEVEAVQLSRSLEEVDLAEGYPHYLRLSGVIDPNNALLFDGLEHPEYVIQFVIRDGHQDDPRLKKFVDIYQHSPVVRASLDKFYGKLYQPGWRQ, encoded by the coding sequence ATGCATTTGACGCACCCTTTTAAACATCTGCTGCTGGCCGGGGCGCTGGCGCTTTCCGCTGCCGCTACGGCGGCAGACTACACAGGACCGCTGAAGGTGGGCACCACCTCCGCCTTCGCGCCACCGCTGGAAACCGCCGTGGCAGAAGCAAAAAAGCAGGGCCTGGCGGTGGAACTGATTGAATTTAACGACTGGACCGCGCCCAACGTCAGCCTGGAGAACGGCGATATTGACGTGAACCTGTTCCAGCACCAGCCCTTCCTCGACAATGCCAATCAGCAGGGCGGCTTTCACCTGGTAAAATATGCCCCGGCGATCATCAATAACGTCGGGCTTTATTCTAAAAAACATACCCGCCTGGATCAGATCCCCCAGGGCGGCACCGTCGCCATTGCCAATGACCCGATCAACGGCGCGCGGGGGCTGTTGCTGCTGCAAAAGGCCGGGCTGATAAAGCTGAAATCCGGCACCGGTCTGAAATCGACCGTTGATGACATCGTGGATAACCCGAAAAAGCTGAAGATTATTGAGGTAGAGGCCGTGCAGCTCTCCCGATCGCTGGAAGAGGTCGACCTGGCGGAGGGGTATCCCCACTATTTGCGCCTGTCCGGGGTGATTGATCCGAATAACGCCCTGCTGTTCGACGGGCTGGAGCATCCTGAGTATGTGATTCAGTTTGTGATCCGCGATGGCCATCAGGACGATCCGCGCCTGAAGAAATTTGTCGATATCTATCAGCATTCGCCGGTGGTACGGGCCAGCCTGGATAAATTCTACGGCAAGCTGTATCAGCCCGGCTGGCGTCAGTAA
- a CDS encoding LLM class flavin-dependent oxidoreductase has translation MKPAKTILLNAFNMNCVGHIHHGMWTHPDDRSIEFNRLGYWLDLARTLERGLFDGLFIADILGVYDVYQQGIGLTASEAIQLPVNDPLMLVSAMASVTEHLGFGLTANLSYEAPYPFARRFSTLDHLTGGRVGWNVVTGYLDSAARAMGQTELSGHDRRYDRADEFLDVSYQLWEGSWEEDAVLADRQRRIYADASKIHPIRHRGEFYQLEGVHLSSPSPQRTPLLFQAGSSARGIRFAARHAECTFVNGSTPQAMRAQVDKLRQAAREAGRAPEDLKILMGVSVIVAATEKEAREKHQAYLRYASPEAGIAHFSSSTGIDLSQFGLDEPIHTGSTRAIESVTQAYSGWTRRQLLEQHALGGRYALIVGSPSQVAEALIAWVDEAGIDGFNLTRILNPQSYIDFIDWVVPELQQRGRYKTAYQPGTLRKKLFNHDRLPSRHPAARWRVQGADAAP, from the coding sequence GTGAAACCTGCAAAGACGATCCTGCTTAACGCCTTCAATATGAACTGCGTCGGCCATATTCATCACGGTATGTGGACCCATCCCGACGATCGCTCAATCGAGTTTAACCGCCTGGGTTACTGGCTGGATCTGGCGCGAACGCTGGAGCGCGGGCTGTTTGATGGCCTGTTTATCGCCGATATCCTTGGCGTGTATGACGTCTATCAGCAGGGGATTGGCCTGACGGCCAGCGAAGCCATCCAGCTGCCGGTCAACGATCCACTGATGCTGGTCTCGGCGATGGCCAGCGTGACGGAGCATCTGGGCTTTGGTCTGACCGCCAACCTCAGCTATGAGGCGCCTTATCCCTTTGCCCGCCGCTTCTCCACGCTCGATCATCTCACCGGGGGCCGGGTGGGGTGGAACGTTGTTACCGGCTATCTGGACAGCGCCGCCCGGGCGATGGGGCAGACGGAACTCTCCGGCCATGATCGCCGTTACGATCGGGCCGATGAGTTTCTCGACGTCAGCTATCAGCTATGGGAAGGGAGCTGGGAAGAGGATGCGGTGCTGGCCGACCGCCAGCGGCGTATCTACGCCGACGCCAGCAAAATTCACCCCATCCGCCACCGGGGCGAATTCTATCAGCTGGAAGGGGTGCATCTCTCTTCACCTTCCCCCCAGCGCACGCCGCTGCTGTTCCAGGCGGGCAGCTCCGCGCGGGGCATCCGCTTTGCCGCACGCCATGCGGAATGCACCTTTGTGAATGGCAGTACGCCGCAGGCCATGCGGGCGCAGGTGGACAAGCTGCGCCAGGCGGCGCGTGAAGCCGGGCGCGCACCGGAGGATCTGAAAATATTGATGGGCGTGTCGGTGATTGTCGCGGCAACCGAAAAAGAGGCCAGAGAAAAGCATCAGGCCTATCTGCGCTACGCCAGCCCGGAGGCGGGGATTGCTCACTTCTCCAGCTCCACCGGTATTGACCTGTCGCAGTTCGGCCTCGATGAGCCGATCCACACCGGCAGCACCCGGGCGATAGAGTCCGTAACGCAGGCCTACAGCGGCTGGACCCGCCGCCAGCTTCTGGAGCAGCATGCCCTCGGCGGACGCTACGCGCTGATCGTCGGTTCCCCGTCGCAGGTGGCGGAAGCGCTGATCGCCTGGGTGGACGAAGCCGGTATAGATGGCTTTAACCTCACCCGGATCCTGAACCCGCAAAGCTACATCGACTTTATCGACTGGGTGGTGCCGGAGCTACAGCAGCGCGGACGTTATAAAACTGCCTATCAGCCGGGCACGCTCCGGAAAAAACTGTTTAACCATGACCGGCTCCCGTCGCGGCATCCGGCAGCCCGCTGGCGCGTTCAGGGCGCCGATGCTGCACCCTAA